Proteins encoded by one window of Catharus ustulatus isolate bCatUst1 chromosome 37, bCatUst1.pri.v2, whole genome shotgun sequence:
- the ELP5 gene encoding elongator complex protein 5 — MAAATSVRDVIGRRRATMLEALGGGGLLLVRDTAESEGRSLLRALVSEAVARAEQVLVVLLEVPREQFQEGLSPEVRERLHFWDLFGDPLGWLGRGPPPCPSPSGDPPRPSPSGGSWGVSPPPPGVSWCWTR; from the exons ATGGCGGCGGCCACGTCCGTACGTGACGTCATCGGGAGGCGCCGCGCGACGATGCTGGAGGCGCTGGGCGGCGGGGGGCTGCTGCTCGTGAGGG ACACCGCCGAGTCCGAGGGTCGGAGCCTCCTGAGGGCGCTCGTGAGCGAGGCCGTGGCCAG GGCCGAGCAGGTGCTCGTGGTTCTCCTGGAGGTGCCTCGGGAGCAGttccaggaggggctgagccccGAAGTGAGGGAGAG GCTCCATTTCTGGGATCTCTTCGGGGACCCCCTGGGGTGGCTGGGCCGGGGTccccccccctgcccctccccctctGGGGatcccccccgcccctccccctcggggggctcctggggggtctcccctccccccccgggGGTCTCCTGGTGCTGGACTCGCTGA